AAGCCGCGCCGTCATTGTATTATCGGATGGATTCCAGTCAGGAGCTTGCCGCCATTAACGACTCCGTGCGCCCCGCACTGACCGTGGTCATCCCGGCCTACAACGAGGAAAAACGCCTGCCCGACACGCTCGCGCGCGTCGCGGCGTATTTCCGCGCGCATGCCGCGTCGATCGAGATCCTCGTCGTGGACGACGGCTCCAGCGACGGCACGGCCGATTTCGTGGCGTCGTTCGCGCAGGCCAACCCGGAGGTGCGCCTGATCCGCAACCCGCACCGCGGCAAGGGCTACACCGTCCGCACCGGCGTGCTCGGGGCAACCGGCGCGCGCGTGCTCGTCTGCGACGCCGACCTGGCGACGCCGATCGAGGAGGAACAGAAGCTGTCGCACTGGCTGGACGACGGCTACGCGGTCGCCATCGCGTCGCGCGAGGGACTCGGCGCGCGGCGCATCGGCGAGCCGGCCTACCGGCACATCATGGGCCGCGTGTTCAACCTGATCACGCGCCTGATCGCCATCGGCGGCTTCGAGGACACGCAGTGCGGCTTCAAGATGTTCGAGGCCGGCGCGGCGCGCGACATCTTCGGGCGCGTGCAACTGTACGGCGACAACGCGGCCGTGGTGCGCGGCGCCGCGGTGACCGCCTATGACGTGGAGGTGATCTTCCTCGCCGTCAAACTCGGCTACAAGGTGAAAGAGGTGCCGACTGAGTGGCGGTACGGCACGGCGACCAAAGTGAACCCGCTCACCGATTCCATGCGCAACTTCGGCGACGTGCTGCGCGTGCGCATCAACGACTGGCGGGGCAAGTACAACACAAAGTAAGCCTCAGCCCTGCCGTTCGGTCGAAGCCACTCGCAGCGAGTGGCTTTTTTCGTCGTTCAACACGCGGCGCAGATTCGAAGGGCTGCGTCAGCCCGCGGCCCGTGACGGGCAGCCTGCCACAAGGGTATAGCGCAAAACTGTCAGAACTGCCGAATATCGATGTCAACGTAGTGGCGGCTCGCGAGCCGCCCGCGGGCGCATCACGATGCGCCCCTACACGGGTGCACCAGACAGGCGCGCTCTGACAGTTTGCCGGTATGCCCAGCCCATCGCGCGGATTGTGATAGAATGAAATGATAGGAGAAGACCTCATGAACCAGCACATTCTCGTCTCGGTCGCGTGGCCCTACGCGAACAATCACATGCACTTGGGCCACGTGGCGGGCGCGTACCTGCCCCCCGACATCTTCGCGCGCTACCATCGCCTGCGCGGCAACCGCGTGCTGATGGTCTCCGGCAGCGACTCGCACGGCACGCCTGTGACGTTCGAAGCGGACAAGGAAGGCGTCACGCCGCGCGAGCTGTTCCTACGCTATCACGAGTCGTTCCTGGACGGCCTGCGCAAGCTCGGCGTCTCGTTCGACCTGTTCACGCACACCGACACGGAGAACCATCATAAGGTGTCGCGAGACATCTTCCTGCGCTTGCGCGAGCACGAGCTCATCTTTGAAGAGCCGACGCGGCAGTTGTTCTGCGAGCACGACCAGAAGTTCCTGCCCGACCGCTACGTGTATGGCAAGTGTCCGGTCTGCGGTTTCCCGAACGCGCGCGGCGACCAGTGCCAGAACTGCGACAGCGTGCTCGATGCGCTCGAGCTGGGCGACCCGCAGTGCAAGCTGGCCAAGCCGGGCGACCCGCCGCACAAGGTCATCGTGCGCGACAGCGCGCACTTCTACCTCGACCTGCCGGCCGAGGCCGCACCGCTGCTGGGCTGGTTCGAGCGGCAGAGCGCCTCGTGGCGGCCGAACGTGGCGCGCTTCGCGCACAACTACGTCGCCAACGGCCTGCAGGCGCGCGCGATCACCCGCGACCTCGAATGGGGCATCAAGGTGCCGGTGCCCGGCTGGGACGACAAACGGCTCTACGTCTGGTTCGAGGCGGTGATCGGCTACCTGTCGGCCAGCATCGAGTGGTCCCACAACCAGGGCACGCCCGACGCCTGGAAGGAGTGGTGGTACAACCCCGAGGCGCGCGCGTACTACTTCATCGGCAAGGACAACATCCCGTTCCACGCGATCATCTGGCCGGCGATGCTGATGGGCGCCCGTTCGCTCTACGACGACAGCGGGCGTACACTCAACCTGCCGCACGACATCCCGTCCAACGAGTTCCTGAATCTCGAAGGGCGCAAGTTCAGCAAGGGTGACCGCTGGGCGGTCTGGCTGCCCGACGCGCTGGCGCGCTACGATCCCGACCCGCTGCGCTACTACCTGACGGCGGTGGCGCCGGAGACGCGCGACAGCGACTTCGCCTGGTCGGACTTCCTGCGCCGCAACAACGACGAACTGGTCGGCACTTGGGGCAACCTGGCCAATCGCGTGCTGACGTTCGCGTACCGCAACTTCGACAAGCAGGTGCCGCAGCCGGGCGAACTGGACGAAACCGACCGCGCGCTCATCGCCAACGTCGAAGAAGGCTTCGGCCCCGTGGCTGAATTGCTCGAGCAGGTGCAGTTGCGCTCGGCGCAGGCCGCCGTGATGGCACTGGCGCGCGACGCCAATGCATACCTGAACGCGCGCGAGCCGTGGAAAGAGATCAAGGTCGACCGCGCGCGTGCCGCGACGACAATCTACGTCGCGCTGCGCGTGATCGACTCGCTGAATCGGATGTTCAGCCCGTTCCTGCCGTTCTCGGCACAGTCGCTGCACGTCCAGCTCGGTTATGCGGACGACTGGTTCGGCGCGCTGGAGATCGTGGAGTTCGCGGAGTCGCACTCCACCCACCGCGCGCTCGTGAACCGCGCCAGCGGCGCAGGCGATCGCTGGCAGCCGAGCGAACTGCAGCCGGGGCAGGCGCTGCGCGAGCCGCAGGCGCTGTTCAAGAAGCTCGACGTGAAGATCGTGGACGAGGAGAAGGCGCGCCTCGGCGCGTCGTAATGCACGGCGGCAGGCCGCGCGCCTGCCCTTTTGGCCTGCGGAGGCCCCGATGAGCAAACGCACTGTACTCGCATGGCTGGCGCTGGCCGCGCTGTTTGTGATGGCCTGCGACATCTCCTTTGGCAACGTCCCGCAGGCCAAGACCGGCCCGACCGTGACCTACCCGATCAGCGCAGCCGCGCCGGCCGGCAGCCCGGTCGACCTGGTGATTACGATGGGCGGCGGCTCGCTCGACGTGACCGGCGGCGCTACCGCGCTGGTCGAGGGCTCCGTGCAGACCAACGTCGCCGAGTGGAAACCGACGGTGACGACGACGAGCGGCATGGTTATTGTGGCGCAAGGCATATCCAAAAGCCCCATCACCGACAGCACCGACACGGTCAACAAGTGGACGCTCAAGCTGGGCAAGACGCCGATGCGGCTGAAGATCGGCGCGGGCGCCACGACCGGCAAGCTGGAACTGGGCGGCGTGCCGCTGCAGTCGCTGCGCGTGGAGCAGGGCGCATCGGCGACCGAGATCCGCTGGTCGAGCGCCAACCCCGAGGTGCTGAAGGACCTGACCGTCAACGCGGGCGCGGCGAGCATCACGCTGGCCGGGCTTGCCAGCGCCAACCTGGAGTCGCTGACGTTCAGCGGCGGCGCGAGCAACTACACGCTCGATTTCAGCGGCAAGCTGCAGCGCAGCGCGACGGCGACGGTCAAAGCGGGCGTCAGCAACATCACGCTCATCGTGCCGGAGGGCATCCCCGCCAAGGCGACTCTGTCGGGCGGCCTGCGCGCGGCGAACGCCGAGGGCGCGTGGCAGAAGAGCGGCGACACCTACACGCTGGCCGGCAGCGGCCCGACGCTGACGATCAACGTCGAGATGGGCCTCGGCGCGCTGTTCCTGAAGAACAAGTGAAACAAATCCCAAACCCCAAATTCCAAATCCCAACTCCCTGTTGCCCGGATCCCGACCGTTTGGGATTTGGGGCTTGGGATTTGGGAGTTCGCTCGTGAGAGCGTTGTTGCAGCGCGTCACGCGCGCCGCGGTGACAGTGGCGGAACGCGTCACCGGCCAGATCGCGGGCGGCTTCGTCGTTCTGCTCGGTGTGACGCATAGCGACAGCATGGCCGAGGCGAAACTGCTGGCCGAGAAGACGGCCTATCTGCGCGTCTTTGCCGACGAGGCGGGCAAGATGAACCGTTCGCTGCTCGACACCGGCGGCGGTGCGCTGGTCATCTCGCAGTTCACGCTCTTCGCCGACGCCAAACGGGGCCGGCGTCCGGACTTCATGGCGGCCGCCCGCCCGGAGCAGGCCGCCCCGCTGGTGGACGCCTACATCGCGGCGCTGTGCGCGGCCGGCGTGCGCGATGTGCAGACCGGCGTGTTCGGCGCACACATGACCGTCGAGCTCGTCAACGACGGCCCGGTGACGATCATGCTGGATACGGCGGAGTGGTGATGGCGAAAGGGAGCAATAAATATGACACAAATCGAGCTCAAGCTGGCTTTGTCCGACGCGCTGGCGCGCGAAGCCGAAAAGGCCGGCCTGCTAACGGCCGCCGAAATTGAACGGCTGCTGCGGGAAGAGGTGCAGCGCCGCAAGGTAGCCCATCTTTTCACGGCGGCAGACCGGCTCGCCGACCTACCCGGCGTTGCCATGAGCGACGACGAGATTGAAGCAGAGATTGATGCGGCGCGCGCGGCGAGGAAGCGTGACGATTCGGGTCGTCGCTGACACCAATACGGTGATCTCAGCGCTTTTGTGGCACGGTGCGCCCCGGCACGTGCTGGATG
The sequence above is a segment of the Chloroflexota bacterium genome. Coding sequences within it:
- a CDS encoding methionine--tRNA ligase, which encodes MNQHILVSVAWPYANNHMHLGHVAGAYLPPDIFARYHRLRGNRVLMVSGSDSHGTPVTFEADKEGVTPRELFLRYHESFLDGLRKLGVSFDLFTHTDTENHHKVSRDIFLRLREHELIFEEPTRQLFCEHDQKFLPDRYVYGKCPVCGFPNARGDQCQNCDSVLDALELGDPQCKLAKPGDPPHKVIVRDSAHFYLDLPAEAAPLLGWFERQSASWRPNVARFAHNYVANGLQARAITRDLEWGIKVPVPGWDDKRLYVWFEAVIGYLSASIEWSHNQGTPDAWKEWWYNPEARAYYFIGKDNIPFHAIIWPAMLMGARSLYDDSGRTLNLPHDIPSNEFLNLEGRKFSKGDRWAVWLPDALARYDPDPLRYYLTAVAPETRDSDFAWSDFLRRNNDELVGTWGNLANRVLTFAYRNFDKQVPQPGELDETDRALIANVEEGFGPVAELLEQVQLRSAQAAVMALARDANAYLNAREPWKEIKVDRARAATTIYVALRVIDSLNRMFSPFLPFSAQSLHVQLGYADDWFGALEIVEFAESHSTHRALVNRASGAGDRWQPSELQPGQALREPQALFKKLDVKIVDEEKARLGAS
- a CDS encoding D-tyrosyl-tRNA(Tyr) deacylase, which gives rise to MRALLQRVTRAAVTVAERVTGQIAGGFVVLLGVTHSDSMAEAKLLAEKTAYLRVFADEAGKMNRSLLDTGGGALVISQFTLFADAKRGRRPDFMAAARPEQAAPLVDAYIAALCAAGVRDVQTGVFGAHMTVELVNDGPVTIMLDTAEW
- a CDS encoding glycosyltransferase family 2 protein, which codes for MDSSQELAAINDSVRPALTVVIPAYNEEKRLPDTLARVAAYFRAHAASIEILVVDDGSSDGTADFVASFAQANPEVRLIRNPHRGKGYTVRTGVLGATGARVLVCDADLATPIEEEQKLSHWLDDGYAVAIASREGLGARRIGEPAYRHIMGRVFNLITRLIAIGGFEDTQCGFKMFEAGAARDIFGRVQLYGDNAAVVRGAAVTAYDVEVIFLAVKLGYKVKEVPTEWRYGTATKVNPLTDSMRNFGDVLRVRINDWRGKYNTK